The genomic DNA GGCCCGCAGTTGCGCGACCGTGACGACCCCCGTGATGACCAGCACGATCACCACGATGGGGACTTCGAACGTGATGCCGAAGGCCAGGAACATCGTCATGACGAAGTTCAGGTAGGCCTCGATGTCCGGCGCCGGCGTGATGGACTGCGGCGCGAAGGTGGCGATGAAGTGGAAGACCGTCTTGAAGACGAAGAAATAGCAGAACGCCATGCCCAGCAGGAACAGCGCCGAGCTGGAGATGATGAGCGGCATGGCCAGGCGCTTTTCATGCCGGTAGAGGCCGGGCGCCACGAAGGCCCAGGCCTGGTACAGCACCACGGGCAGCGATAGCACGAAGGCGGCCAGCATGGTGACCTTGACGGGCACCATGAAGGGCGTGATGACGCCCGTGGCGATCATGCGCGTGCCGTCGGGCAGCGAGGCCAGCATGGGCTGGGCCAGCAGGTCATAGATGGCCGAAGGCCCCGGATACATGAACAGCACCACGAAGACGCCCAGGACGGCGCCAGCGGCCTTGAGCACGCGCGAACGCAGCTCGACCAGGTGCGAGATGAACGTGTCCTGAGGGAGATCTTCCTGGCTCACGTGGGGCTGCCGTTAGGGGTCTGGGGGGTGGCGCGCGCTTGCCGGGCGGAATCGGCCTCGGCCCACTCCGCGGCGCTTGCGGGTTCGGGGCTGGGCGGCAGCGGGGTGACCGGCGCAGGCGCCATGGGCTGTGCCTGGGCGGTGGCCGGGGCCCGGACGGGCTCGGGGAGTTCGCTGGCGCCGCCTGCCACGGAAGACGGCGGCGTGTCGGTGTCTTCGGGCGTGCCGGGCGGCGTGGTGAGCGGCGGCACGTCTTCGGGCGCCTGGATGGCCTGCGGGTCGGCTTGCGTGTCCGACGTGCCTTCCATGTCTTTCCTGAGGGCGTCGCCGGTTTCCGAGAAGGAGCGGGACAGGTCGTCGAGCGGCGCGCGCAGCGAGGCGCTGGTGTCGCGCAGCGAGCTTTGCACGCTGCTGGCGGCGTCCTGCATCTGGTCCTTGAACTTGCGCAGCTCGTCGAGTTCGATCTCGCGGCGGATGTCGGTCTTGACGTCGCTGACGTAGCGCTGGGCGCGGCCCAGCAGGTGGCCGACGGTGCGGGCGACCTTGGGCAGGCGTTCCGGGCCGATCACGATCAGCGCGATCACGCCGATGACCAGCATTTCGGTGAAGCTGACGTCAAACATTGAGATCGGTGCGCAGGCAAGAAGAAATGGCGCGCGGCATGCCGCCGCGCGGCGTCAGGGTAAGGCCTGGGCGAGCCAGCGGCGTGGTGCCGGCGCGCATCAGGACTGCGACGAGGCCGACTTTTCCTTGGCCTGGACGTCAATGGCTTCGCCATTGGCGACGCGTTGCGCGGCCTGTTGTTCGGGGGTGTCGCTGCTGTTGGCTTCCTTCATGCCGTCCTTGAAGCCCTTGACGGCGCCGCCCAGGTCGGAGCCGACGTTGCGCAGCTTCTTGGTGCCGAACACCAGCGCAATGATGAGGAGGACGATCAACCAATGCCAGATGCTAAAGCTGCCCATGAGCGTTCTCCGAGAATTAGGCAATCGACGCCATGCGGCCCTGCCAGGGACGCGCGCCGCCGAGAATGTGGAAATGCAGGTGCGGAACTTCCTGGCCGCCGTCCGCGCCGGCGTTGGCCACCAGGCGGAAACCGCCTTCG from Orrella dioscoreae includes the following:
- the tatC gene encoding twin-arginine translocase subunit TatC — encoded protein: MSQEDLPQDTFISHLVELRSRVLKAAGAVLGVFVVLFMYPGPSAIYDLLAQPMLASLPDGTRMIATGVITPFMVPVKVTMLAAFVLSLPVVLYQAWAFVAPGLYRHEKRLAMPLIISSSALFLLGMAFCYFFVFKTVFHFIATFAPQSITPAPDIEAYLNFVMTMFLAFGITFEVPIVVIVLVITGVVTVAQLRAARGYVIVGAFIIAAVVTPPDVVSQFMLAVPLCLLFEVGLLIARMIKKPAPASSDDSALTERT
- the tatB gene encoding Sec-independent protein translocase protein TatB — protein: MFDVSFTEMLVIGVIALIVIGPERLPKVARTVGHLLGRAQRYVSDVKTDIRREIELDELRKFKDQMQDAASSVQSSLRDTSASLRAPLDDLSRSFSETGDALRKDMEGTSDTQADPQAIQAPEDVPPLTTPPGTPEDTDTPPSSVAGGASELPEPVRAPATAQAQPMAPAPVTPLPPSPEPASAAEWAEADSARQARATPQTPNGSPT
- the tatA gene encoding Sec-independent protein translocase subunit TatA, coding for MGSFSIWHWLIVLLIIALVFGTKKLRNVGSDLGGAVKGFKDGMKEANSSDTPEQQAAQRVANGEAIDVQAKEKSASSQS